CTGTGATGTGCGCATCTGGAACCCCGATCGTTGGGTTTCAATCCTCGGCCCACCCGAAGGCAGGCCGTGACGCCGGCTGCTTCTCCCCTCTGCTTGAAAACAGTAGTTTCAATCCTCGGCCCACCCGAAGGCAGGCCGTGACGGGACATGCAGGGCTCGAGATGCACGGGCCTACCGCTGTTTCAATCCTCGGCCCACCCGAAGGCAGGCCGTGACGCCGCCTATATGCTGGCGCAGGTCGGCGAAGAAGTTTCAATCCTCGGCCCACCCGAAGGCAGGCCGTGACCGCGGCGCAGGCGGGGGTACGGGTGGCCGCCAAGGTTTCAATCCTCGGCCCACCCGAAGGCAGGCCGTGACCCCCGAAGGCCTGGGCGAGCGCCTGCGTACCGTTGTTTCAATCCTCGGCCCACCCGAAGGCAGGCCGTGACCAGGGCCAGCCCCTACCGCCTCCCAGCCCTCCGCAGTTTCAATCCTCGGCCCACCCGAAGGCAGGCCGTGACCGGCCATCTGATTGGTAGGGCGGTGCTAGGAAGGTGTTTCAATCCTCGGCCCACCCGAAGGCAGGCCGTGACGAGTCACGGCGGGCACGGATAGCGAGCGCCGAGGTGTTTCAATCCTCGGCCCACCCGAAGGCAGGCCGTGACGAGCTTGCAGGACTACCTGCACTAACACGCCAAGTTTCAATCCTCGGCCCACCCGAAGGCAGGCCGTGACCCGCGCCGCAGTCCTCACAGAGCAATACCCAGGTGTTTCAATCCTCGGCCCACCCGAAGGCAGGCCGTGACTCCGGTGATCGCGTGGCCGGCGCTCTGTGGGCCGTTTCAATCCTCGGCCCACCCGAAGGCAGGCCGTGACGTGTCCGCCGCCGCCGCCGCCATGATGCTCCAAAGTTTCAATCCTCGGCCCACCCGAAGGCAGGCCGTGACCTCGCGCTGGGCAGTATCGCCGCAGTGCAGGGGGGGTTTCAATCCTCGGCCCACCCGAAGGCAGGCCGTGACGCGCGCGGTACGGCCCACAGCATCTCTCAGCATCGGTTTCAATCCTCGGCCCACCCGAAGGCAGGCCGTGACATCAGAGCGACGGCAGAGGCCCCACGAGTCCGAGTTTCAATCCTCGGCCCACCCGAAGGCAGGCCGTGACCTTGCGCTCGTGGATCTTCCGGCCGCAGACCTCGCAGTTTCAATCCTCGGCCCACCCGAAGGCAGGCCGTGACTGGATATGACCCAGATCATCGGCGTGATCACCAAGGGTTTCAATCCTCGGCCCACCCGAAGGCAGGCCGTGACCAGCCGCCACGAAACGCTCCGGGGCCGGCTCGGGTTTCAATCCTCGGCCCACCCGAAGGCAGGCCGTGACTCGGGGGGCGCTGACACCTTCTGGACTCTAGTGAAAGTTTCAATCCTCGGCCCACCCGAAGGCAGGCCGTGACATCGCTGCCCGGCTGAAAATCACCTGTCAGATTGTTTCAATCCTCGGCCCACCCGAAGGCAGGCCGTGACGCCGTGACATGCGGCGATTGTCGCGCATCAGACGTGTTTCAATCCTCGGCCCACCCGAAGGCAGGCCGTGACCGGGCCAGGCATTGCTCATGGTGTATCTCCTGTGCTGTTTCAATCCTCGGCCCACCCGAAGGCAGGCCGTGACGAGGTGGGCCAGCACCTTCTCCTGCACCTCCTCCAGTTTCAATCCTCGGCCCACCCGAAGGCAGGCCGTGACGTAATGACACCCTGTAACCAGCCAACAAGCCGCGAGTTTCAATCCTCGGCCCACCCGAAGGCAGGCCGTGACGCGGCGCTCAGGAAGCCGTCGCCAATGTGCGGCGCGTTTCAATCCTCGGCCCACCCGAAGGCAGGCCGTGACTCGGACTTGCTGCTGACGCCGCTTCGAAGCTCAAGTTTCAATCCTCGGCCCACCCGAAGGCAGGCCGTGACTCCGGCTTTGACGGAGTGAATCTCGTGATCGGCGCGGTTTCAATCCTCGGCCCACCCGAAGGCAGGCCGTGACGCGGGCCGCCCACGAGCGCGACTTGGCCGCGCAGGTTTCAATCCTCGGCCCACCCGAAGGCAGGCCGTGACAAGTTGCCCGTCTTAGGCAGCTCGGGAATCTTGGGGTTTCAATCCTCGGCCCACCCGAAGGCAGGCCGTGACGCCCTGATTAATGGCTGCACTGCCATTGTCAACGCTGTTTCAATCCTCGGCCCACCCGAAGGCAGGCCGTGACTCGGGCAACTTGGTAGCGGTGGCTGTCGAGGTCGGTTTCAATCCTCGGCCCACCCGAAGGCAGGCCGTGACTTGTCCTCGCCTGCCTGCTGCTCTATGTAGGTCTTGTTTCAATCCTCGGCCCACCCGAAGGCAGGCCGTGACCGGAGGCCTGGGGGGTAGCCGTGCTTGATCCGGAGTTTCAATCCTCGGCCCACCCGAAGGCAGGCCGTGACGTCAGCCTGGTCGACACGCCGGCCCTTGCCGGTGACGTTTCAATCCTCGGCCCACCCGAAGGCAGGCCGTGACGTGGGTAGATCCCGGCACCAGTTGTGCGCCGTGCCGTTTCAATCCTCGGCCCACCCGAAGGCAGGCCGTGACTACCGGATCTTCACCTGAAATGGCTTCCCTTCATTCGTTTCAATCCTCGGCCCACCCGAAGGCAGGCCGTGACGGCGGCGTGTAAGTCGGAAGGAGCAAGGTCAGACCGTTTCAATCCTCGGCCCACCCGAAGGCAGGCCGTGACAGTTATGGTACTCGAGCCGTACTGAGACGACGTTTACAGCCCATATTCTGCGAACCTACTGTGAACCACTTCAACTTCTAGGCATTCCTTTCTTTATGTTGTCATGCAACGCGTCCCAGACGCTTTCCTGGGACAACGCGAACCCCCCGGCATCTGTCCGTCGCGGGGGGTTCGCACAAGAGACGACCTACAGGATCAGTGCGTCAGTAAAGTCCACATACTGGTCACGTCCGAACGCCTCCACAAATTTCTCACGGGGCTGACGCAGACGATAGATACGGATACTATCCTCCATCGGATTCAGAATGTCGAGCAATTTTCCACGCAGCGTCAGAAGCTGGACGTCAGTCACGCTGACCTCAAAAACGCTGTTCTGCACGCGCTGACCGTGTGAGGTACATACCTTTGCCACGCGACGCAGACGCCGGCGGCCGCTTTCAGTTGTCGTTCCGACGTCGTAGCAGATCAGCAGATCAATCATCGATGTAGGTAAGGCGGATAATGAGGCCGATCGCCACGCAAATGCTGAGCCAGCAGACGCGCCTGGACGTGTGGCACGAGTCCCAGCGGCGTCTTGCGGGCAGTCAACGGATGCGTGACTTCCTCCTTACGGCGCTCAGACAAATGCGCCAGGATCAGTTTGCGGCCATCCTCCCGGATGGTCACCGTGTTGCCCTCATGGTGCACGAAATCGCGTGGGGTGAGCTGCTGGCGGTTGATGAGCGTCACTATCGCTCGATCGGCGACCACCGGGCGCAATTCCTCCATCAGATCCAGTGCTAGGCTGTTGCGTCCTGGCCGAAGTGCGTGCAAGAAGCCCACCTGTGGGTCAAGGCCCACTGACTGACATGCGCTTGCGCAGTCGTTCGCCAACACGGTATAGACGAAGTTCAGAGTCGCGTTGATCGCGTCACGCGCTGGACGGCGGCTGCGCTCAGTTAGCCTGAAGAAGTTGCGGTTGGCTTTCAGCATCAGCGAAAAGACCTCCCAGTAGGCGCGGGCCGCTGTCCCCTCGATACCACGCACCTCGTCCATCGTCTGCGCGAGGGGTAAGAGGGCAACCTGGGTGTTGATGTCGCGAGCAGCTTGCCGAAGGAGGAGTGGATCATTACTCTGCGCTTCACGAGCGGAGCGCATGAGCATCATTTTCTGATTCTGAAGTTTGCCTGCTGCTATGTATCTGGCGACCTCTAACGTGCGCTTCTCATCACAAGCGCAGCCGTGCTGAGCGACACGTAGTAAGACATTGCCGCTGATGGGAGTTTCAGTACGTGCCATGAAACGACCAGACTCAGTCAGCCAGGTCACAGGTTTGTGCTCACGGGCCAGACGGTGAATCAGGAACGGCGAGAGTAGTACATTCCCAAATACCGTTACCCCTTCAACGTGGTGCAGCGGAATCATGGCCTTGCGTTCTCGCTCAACCTCCACGCGGATGTTGTCGGTGTCCAGGTGCAGGTAGGTGCCCTGCGTCTGGATGTACAGAGTGTTCAGGAGTTGTCTCATGCCTCCTCCAGGGCCGTGCTGAACGGGTCGTAGCCACGCGGAAAGTTGCGGGCCGCGAAGGGCTCGCACTCGTCGTACAGACTGCACAACTGGCAGCGATTATCGGCGGCAGGTGGAGGCAACACACGCACCCGCAGTAGCTCACGCACGCCGTCACGGGCGTCCAGCACGGACTGCCGCAACTCAGGTGTGAAGGCCACTACCCGCCGTTTATGACTCGCCGCGTGATAGATGAACCCTTCGGGAATGGTCACTCCGAACATCTCCTCCAGGCATAGGGCCTGGGCACAGAGTTGTACCTCGTCAGCCAGCAGGGGCTTGACCTTGCCCGATTTGTACTCGACCGGGCGCGGCGAGCCGTCCGGTAGCAGTTCCACCACGTCCGCCACTCCAGTCAGGCCGTACCGTTGCGAGATTAGGGGCAACGCACGCAGTGTTCGCATCCCTCCGCGTTCCTCTGTGCCGCCAGCATGGGCGCGGTCGTGGTTCTGCTGGCCTCTGACCGTGTAGACATTTTCCGCCCACGTCTGTTCAACATGGATCAGGGCACAGCGGCGCGGACAGAATGTGTAGTGCTGGAGCGCCGAGAGCATAATCTCCTCGTCCATAGACACCTCGGAGTGAAAAGAACAGAAGGCTATTCCACCAATCGCGTCAGGGTCACGCCCTCAGGCAAGACGCTTTCATCGATGGTCAGCTCGTAGTCCTCATAGGTGCGGGGCACGGTCACCTCTCCCCTACGCTGCACCTTCACCCGGCCCAGAAGCTTGTGGGCCGGCGCATTACCTAGCGGCGAACTATGACTAAAAACGTATAGCCCCCGACAGGCGGTCAGGCCACGAGAAGCACTGCGGTCGAGGTCCCACATGTTCTCCAGCGCCTGCCAGAGCACCTGCAGGTCAGTGTCATCGAAGCCCGTCAGCTTGCCAAACGAAGGCACGTAGAAGCCATGCGCCACATATAAACCGTAAGGGATGTACGCCTTGCGGCCCATCGTGCCGCTGCGGGCGGTTTCATCCTCGGCAGCCTGCTTGGGGTCGGGCTTGGTCAAGGCCACCCGCGTGATCGCCGCATCCAAACCCAAAATTGGATCGGCGCTGCGAGCAAAGGTGAGCTGCACTGGGCCGCGCACCTGCCCGGCGTTGACCTCGGTGCTCATCACGGCCCCGAACGTACGGACATCGAAAAAATTGGCGCACATCCACTGCCGGGCTTCGTTCACATCCTTCTGGTTGGCCTTCTTGGGATCTTTACCCAGTGCCGTATATGCCCGCCCATGCTGGTTGTTCAGGATTGCGCCCTGCTGCACGTAGATCTTGAATCGTTCTTCCTGACCACGCAAGGCGTCCACGTAGTTGCGAATCTTGCGTTTGAGAGCCACGTCGGTCACGATGCCCAAGCCCGTCTCGGGGTCGACACGCGGTAAGTTGCCGGCGTCCGGATCGCCGTTGGGGTTGCCGTTGGTAACATCGAATAGCAGAACGAACTCATGGCGGTTGGCAGCATTCAGGTGGGCGGCGTCGGGCATCAGTTGGCTCCTTCCAGAAGGGTGGGGTGGGGGGCAGGTGTTGAGGCTTTGGCGGCTTCCCGCTCTTTCTTGGCAGCGCTGCGCTCGCGGATACCAGCGCTGATCTCAGCCCTCTGGTGGTAGTAACCCAGGGCGAACAGCGCCTGCTGCGGCGTGGTGAGCGGTTTGGCCGGGATGTCACGCAGTCGCGTCATTACGTCTTCCAGCTCGCGCTGCTTGGCGAAATATGCGCCCTCGTTGTCCTTGCGGAGCTTTTGCAGGTGAGCCTGTGACCCCTGGATCAGCCGCCCCACCACCGCGTAGGGCGTGGTGCTCATTGCGCCGTAAAAGCGGTCGACCAGGGTTGTATTCGCCTTCATGACACTGCTCTGGATATCGTCCAGCACGGCCAGCAGGCGGCCCAGGTGATAGGCGGGTTCAGGGCGACTCGTATCCAGGGCTTCCAGGTGATCATCCTGCATTCCGTACTCCTTGCGTGAGAGCAGCACCATCTTGGTCAAGACGGCGCGGGGGCGGGTGACGCGGTTTGTGTCGGCACGGCTTCGCGCTGCCAGACGGACCAGAAACACACTAGGGAGAGGCTGACCACTCAGGGCAAATTGCATCAGTGCATCCACGTCTGGGGCAATGTGGGCCTTGCTGGGGTCGCGGTACATCGCCCCAACCAGGGCGTAGAGATCGAAAGTCTCGTGGTCGGGGAACTTGCTGTCCTCAGGATTGATGGGCGCGAGCGATTGCGCCCCGAAGTAGTCGGCCAGATGGTTGACCGCGTCTTGCACGGTGCTGCTCAGGTGGGTTCGTACAGCGATTCGGCTGCCACTGGGAGTAAACCCTGCTGCATAGAAGGCTGCGCCTGCTTTGAGGGTGGGCAACTGTCCGGTCAAAAGGCTCCACAGCGACTGCCGGACTTCCTCAGTGCGGGCCTGCTTCTCACGCTTTTTCGCTGCGCCGTATTTGCTGAGTCCGGTGGGCGGTTCCTTCAGGCTTTTGCTTACCAGTGGCACAGCCCCCTCGCCTGTCCAGAAGGCGTAGGTCACACCGCCCAGCTTCAGAGACGTGTTCGGGTCGGCCAGCAGGCGGTTCAGGCCACGCGCGTATTCCTCGGCCACCTCCAGCCGCACTGGGGCGATATTCGATGCCCTCAGTCCGTACGACTCAAATGCCTGCGCGTTGGCGCTAATGAAGTTCATGCCCGCCATCTGCCCGCCCAAAATGCCCTTGATCTTGACCGGTTCTATTCGCATCACGGGGCCAAACTTGCCTGTGATGAGACATTCCGCCTGCAGAGCCTCATCGTCTGTAAACTGCTCCGCCCAGAACTGCCTCACACGGGTCAGGTCCAGCGGGTACTCACCCTCGACAGCGAAAGTCACGTTAGTGTCCGGCGCAAAATCGGGATAGGCAGCCAGATGTTCTGCCCGGAACGTTTCGAGATCATAGCCGTCCAGAAACGTGGCGACGGCCCGCACGCTCGGCTCGTCTGTGGCCTCGGCGGCGGCCAGTACCAGCGCCCGGAACGCTTCATGCCGTCCTAACGTGTTCTTGTCACCCTCTTTGCGAGCTAGGCCCAGCACGTATTCGGCGTTGTCCATCAGCAGCTTAGCCTTCGTGGCAGCGCGTACCAGCTCCGGCGCGGCCATCGGCAATCCCAGATCCTTGCCCTTCGTCTTACCGCTGCTGCGCGGCTGCACATCCCTGACCGTACCGTCTGCCTTGAGATTTACGACCCAACGTACAGGCTGCATGGCGTACATGAAGGGCAGGGCGTCGTCTGCCGGGACGGCCTCGATGCCGCTGGAAACAGACTTTTTTCCCTCCTTGCGCATCCGCAGCTCATACTCGCGCAGCTGGTAAAGCAGGCTCATGCGTCCATCTCCCCGTACAGTTGCCTGGGTACGTCTAACACCCCCTTTCCTGTCAGTACAGCATCGAAGAACCGTGGCGTAGCGCTGCCATCCACCCAACGTCCTCCCGCAGTGTCATGCTGGCGGTACTTCACGCGGCCCTTCTTGCCCTCACGAAACTCTAGGTCGAAGAGCATGCGGCCTAAGCTGAGCAGCCCCGCCCGCTCCGCGTACTCGCCGCCCAATTGCCGCACCACGTTAGCAGGTTGCTCATCCCCTTCTGGCAGTGAGAAGAATGCAGTGAACTCCCGGTTGCCCAAATAAGGCTGAGCGAACGCTTGCCCCTTTTCGGCGCGGCGCCGGAACATGGCCTCATATTTGGCAAGGGGATCACTGGTATGAGGCCGCAGCACCATGTCGGCCTTAATGACGTAACTCACGTCCCGCAGAATCAGCGCGTGCCGCTGCGAACGGTCGTCCTCAGCATTGAAACCGCCGCCGTCCTTGGCCCAGCCACGCGCCGAACGCTCGGAGGCTAACGTATTCACCTCGTTGCGCAGGATGCTATGTCGCTGTACCGGCTTCAGCACCATGATCTGCCGCACCCGCCACTCAAATTCCGGCTTCCAGAACACTGCCTCCAGCACGCCTCGGGCCGCCGAGGGAGTCATCACGTCATAAGAGACGCGCTCAGCCTTGTTTTCGGGGCGGGTGAAGCAGGCGTAATCACTCCAGACCTTCAGCTCTAGCACATGGATTCCTCCCAGTGGATTGCTTCACAGACTCGTAAACACGTCATCGTTCCCCTCCGCCACAATCCCCAACTTGTCGTGATACTTCGCTGTCTCGGGCCATTCCCAGATTATGGGGAGTTCCATGCCCAAGTAGCTGGCGCGGCGCACTAACTCCGGCACAGGGGCCAGCAGATGTCCTAGCTTCTCGGCCTGATGCTGGTACACACTGACCGTGAACTGTTGCAGGGCGCGCCACGCCTCCTGCCGCTCAGGCTTGCTGCGACTGCGCTCAATGGTGACGAGCAGAGCGTCCACCTTCGCCTTGTCGTACCCTCGCACGATAATGGGCACGGTGTCGCCATCAATCATGCGGTAGGCGTCAGCCACCTGCCCAAAATACAGGCCTGCGTGCGCCCTGAAAAACTCCATCTGACCGTCAGCCACGCGAACCTCTGGTGCAGTACGGACGTTTCGGTACACCTGCCGGAAATATGGGGTGAACACGGCGGGATGGTGCAGGTTCGCGTTCTCGCGCAGTTCGGTGCTCGCCAGCCGTTCGCGCACCTCATAATCGCCTCTGGGCAGCTTGTGGGCCTCCGGCACGAATACGACGACATGACCCATTGCCAGCCTCCCCTCACGATTGCATCGCCCGGCGGCCTGCACAATGGCCTCCAGTGGCCCCATCGCCCGGTAGACACGGGGAAAATCCACATCTATCCCGGCCTCGATAAGCTGGGTGGACACCACGCGGCAGGGCAGCCCCGCTTTCAACCGAGCCCGGATAGCGTCCAGCTCCCGTTTGCGGTGCGCGGGTACCAGATTGGTTGAGAGGTGGAAGGTCGCCTCGTCCTCGCCAAGCAGGGTATAGAGGTCGTGCGCCTGCGCGCGCATGTTCACGATGCATAACACCTGCTCATACCCCTTCAGTTCGGCGGCGAGATCGGCCCAAGGGGTTGGCTCGGCGATACGGAAATCGTACTCCACGCGCTGGAGCTGGTCGAAGTAGTGCGCCGCCTCCGGCACAAGGTCACGGATGCCTGCCAGCGACGGAAAGCCCAGTGACTCGTCCAGCGCGGGCTGCGTGGCCGTGCACAGCACCACGCTGCATCCGGCGTAGTTCACCAGAAATTGGAGCGCGTCCAGCGTGGGCCTCAGTAGGTGTGCAGGCAAGCTCTGCGCCTCGTCCAGCACGATTACACTGCCCGACACGTTGTGCAGTCGCCGCAGTTGCGCAGTGCGCGTGCCGTACAGCGCCTCCTGGAAGAGCCGCACGGTGGTAGTCACGATCACGGGCGCGTCCCAATTCTCTGTGGCGAGGTCGGGGGCGGTGGTCTGGCGCTCCCGACCTTCTCGTTCTGGTACTTCCAGGTTGCTGTGGTGCTCCAGCACTTTAAACTCGCCAGGCCTCTCCAACACGTCCCGGAAGACCTTCGCTGTCTGGTCGATGATAGTCGTGAACGGCACAGCGTAGATCACCCGCCGTAGTCCGTGCTTCTGCGCGTGAGCGAGCGCGAAGGCCAGCGAGGCGAGCGTCTTGCCGCCCCCGGTGGGCATAGTCAGGCGAAAGAAGCCCGGGGTGTCCCCGGCGTGCGACAGGGCTGAGGCGTACATCTCACGGCGCAATACGTTGATGGGCTGAGGGTTGACGGCATCTTGAGCGGCTTTCTTCGCCTGCTCGGTCTCCAGACGGATCAGTAGCTCAGCCATCTCCTGCGGCGCGGCGCGGTGTAGCTCGCGTAGTTCCGCCTTGCCAGGGCTACCGTGAGCCTCTGTATCCAGGCGGTCGGCATCTACCAGGGCCCCCAGTAGAAAACGGATTAGGAATGCGCGTTCGGTGCCGTTCAGGGGCAGGTCGGGCAACTCAGTAGATAGCAGCTCAGCCAGTTCGGGGGTGTCCTGCACAGCAAGGTCCACCAGCGCCTCCACTTCGGCCAGTTCGGTTTCGTTCATCCGCCCGTTTAGGGTGTCCACGTCCCGCAGTCGCCCGTGGTGGTTGGCGATCACGAAAGGCAACTCGTTCCCGACCTCACGGTCGGAGTCCAGACAATGCTGGATGAATCGCGCTCCCGCGTCGCTGTGGGATACGGGCCGCTCACCCAGGGTCTTATCCTCGCGCTCTTCATATGGGTGCCAGTTCAGGCGGTACATCTGGAAGTCGTCGCGGTATTTGCCAAGATCGTGCAACAAACCTGTGAGACGCGCATAAACAGTCAGATGCGCGATATTCGAACTCAAGTAGCGAAGATGATGTTCAGTGAAACGGGCTACCCCTTCCGAGTGAGATCTGAGAGTTTGCCAAGTGGGATTTTCTTGGCTGGGACTGTGACCCATATAGAGACTCATAGGCTTGGCACCCCCATACGAATCCATCCTAAAGAGGCATGTCTGATA
The nucleotide sequence above comes from Deinococcus sp. Leaf326. Encoded proteins:
- the cas7c gene encoding type I-C CRISPR-associated protein Cas7/Csd2; this encodes MPDAAHLNAANRHEFVLLFDVTNGNPNGDPDAGNLPRVDPETGLGIVTDVALKRKIRNYVDALRGQEERFKIYVQQGAILNNQHGRAYTALGKDPKKANQKDVNEARQWMCANFFDVRTFGAVMSTEVNAGQVRGPVQLTFARSADPILGLDAAITRVALTKPDPKQAAEDETARSGTMGRKAYIPYGLYVAHGFYVPSFGKLTGFDDTDLQVLWQALENMWDLDRSASRGLTACRGLYVFSHSSPLGNAPAHKLLGRVKVQRRGEVTVPRTYEDYELTIDESVLPEGVTLTRLVE
- the cas2 gene encoding CRISPR-associated endonuclease Cas2; amino-acid sequence: MIDLLICYDVGTTTESGRRRLRRVAKVCTSHGQRVQNSVFEVSVTDVQLLTLRGKLLDILNPMEDSIRIYRLRQPREKFVEAFGRDQYVDFTDALIL
- the cas1c gene encoding type I-C CRISPR-associated endonuclease Cas1c, whose product is MRQLLNTLYIQTQGTYLHLDTDNIRVEVERERKAMIPLHHVEGVTVFGNVLLSPFLIHRLAREHKPVTWLTESGRFMARTETPISGNVLLRVAQHGCACDEKRTLEVARYIAAGKLQNQKMMLMRSAREAQSNDPLLLRQAARDINTQVALLPLAQTMDEVRGIEGTAARAYWEVFSLMLKANRNFFRLTERSRRPARDAINATLNFVYTVLANDCASACQSVGLDPQVGFLHALRPGRNSLALDLMEELRPVVADRAIVTLINRQQLTPRDFVHHEGNTVTIREDGRKLILAHLSERRKEEVTHPLTARKTPLGLVPHVQARLLAQHLRGDRPHYPPYLHR
- the cas8c gene encoding type I-C CRISPR-associated protein Cas8c/Csd1; protein product: MSLLYQLREYELRMRKEGKKSVSSGIEAVPADDALPFMYAMQPVRWVVNLKADGTVRDVQPRSSGKTKGKDLGLPMAAPELVRAATKAKLLMDNAEYVLGLARKEGDKNTLGRHEAFRALVLAAAEATDEPSVRAVATFLDGYDLETFRAEHLAAYPDFAPDTNVTFAVEGEYPLDLTRVRQFWAEQFTDDEALQAECLITGKFGPVMRIEPVKIKGILGGQMAGMNFISANAQAFESYGLRASNIAPVRLEVAEEYARGLNRLLADPNTSLKLGGVTYAFWTGEGAVPLVSKSLKEPPTGLSKYGAAKKREKQARTEEVRQSLWSLLTGQLPTLKAGAAFYAAGFTPSGSRIAVRTHLSSTVQDAVNHLADYFGAQSLAPINPEDSKFPDHETFDLYALVGAMYRDPSKAHIAPDVDALMQFALSGQPLPSVFLVRLAARSRADTNRVTRPRAVLTKMVLLSRKEYGMQDDHLEALDTSRPEPAYHLGRLLAVLDDIQSSVMKANTTLVDRFYGAMSTTPYAVVGRLIQGSQAHLQKLRKDNEGAYFAKQRELEDVMTRLRDIPAKPLTTPQQALFALGYYHQRAEISAGIRERSAAKKEREAAKASTPAPHPTLLEGAN
- a CDS encoding CRISPR-associated endonuclease Cas3'', which codes for MHPRTTNEQIYQTCLFRMDSYGGAKPMSLYMGHSPSQENPTWQTLRSHSEGVARFTEHHLRYLSSNIAHLTVYARLTGLLHDLGKYRDDFQMYRLNWHPYEEREDKTLGERPVSHSDAGARFIQHCLDSDREVGNELPFVIANHHGRLRDVDTLNGRMNETELAEVEALVDLAVQDTPELAELLSTELPDLPLNGTERAFLIRFLLGALVDADRLDTEAHGSPGKAELRELHRAAPQEMAELLIRLETEQAKKAAQDAVNPQPINVLRREMYASALSHAGDTPGFFRLTMPTGGGKTLASLAFALAHAQKHGLRRVIYAVPFTTIIDQTAKVFRDVLERPGEFKVLEHHSNLEVPEREGRERQTTAPDLATENWDAPVIVTTTVRLFQEALYGTRTAQLRRLHNVSGSVIVLDEAQSLPAHLLRPTLDALQFLVNYAGCSVVLCTATQPALDESLGFPSLAGIRDLVPEAAHYFDQLQRVEYDFRIAEPTPWADLAAELKGYEQVLCIVNMRAQAHDLYTLLGEDEATFHLSTNLVPAHRKRELDAIRARLKAGLPCRVVSTQLIEAGIDVDFPRVYRAMGPLEAIVQAAGRCNREGRLAMGHVVVFVPEAHKLPRGDYEVRERLASTELRENANLHHPAVFTPYFRQVYRNVRTAPEVRVADGQMEFFRAHAGLYFGQVADAYRMIDGDTVPIIVRGYDKAKVDALLVTIERSRSKPERQEAWRALQQFTVSVYQHQAEKLGHLLAPVPELVRRASYLGMELPIIWEWPETAKYHDKLGIVAEGNDDVFTSL
- the cas4 gene encoding CRISPR-associated protein Cas4, with translation MDEEIMLSALQHYTFCPRRCALIHVEQTWAENVYTVRGQQNHDRAHAGGTEERGGMRTLRALPLISQRYGLTGVADVVELLPDGSPRPVEYKSGKVKPLLADEVQLCAQALCLEEMFGVTIPEGFIYHAASHKRRVVAFTPELRQSVLDARDGVRELLRVRVLPPPAADNRCQLCSLYDECEPFAARNFPRGYDPFSTALEEA
- the cas5c gene encoding type I-C CRISPR-associated protein Cas5c, whose protein sequence is MLELKVWSDYACFTRPENKAERVSYDVMTPSAARGVLEAVFWKPEFEWRVRQIMVLKPVQRHSILRNEVNTLASERSARGWAKDGGGFNAEDDRSQRHALILRDVSYVIKADMVLRPHTSDPLAKYEAMFRRRAEKGQAFAQPYLGNREFTAFFSLPEGDEQPANVVRQLGGEYAERAGLLSLGRMLFDLEFREGKKGRVKYRQHDTAGGRWVDGSATPRFFDAVLTGKGVLDVPRQLYGEMDA